Part of the Simkaniaceae bacterium genome, CACCTCCGCAGCAAGCCCGGGAATCATCGTGCCTTCCGGCGTAAATAACCGCACGATTCCGGCACCTCCCCTGAGACAAGCCAGGGTCGATAAAACAGCCGCACCGGGCATTTCTCGTGTCCCGGCAAAGCCAAGGACATATCCCGCCTCATATTTATGCCGCGTCCGTTTAACTGTAGGCAAGAGCGATTTAATCGAGTGGTTATCGATAAGCAAAGCCTTAGGATCTATTGGATCCATTTCACTTTTATCTAAACCGAATTCCACTCCGGATAAATGACCAATATAGTCATACCCCTCTCCCACAAAAAACCCGAGTTTGGGCTGACCTAAATAAATGGTGAGATCTGCCTTCATTGCAAAGCTCGCCACTTCACCCGTGCTGCCATTAAGGCCTGAAGGGATATCGATTGAGATCACCAGGCAGGGATGTTTGTTTACGTGCGCAATGGCATCGGCGATAATCCCCCCCGCTTTTCCCTGAAATCCCGTTCCCAATAACCCATCGATCACGAGTTCATTCTCATGCAGCACAATCTCTTGCGCCGATAAAATAGAAACAATCTCTCCCCCCTGCTTCATAAATTTTTTCTTATGCGCGCGATTGAGCTCACTCACTTCGCTATCCGGGAAAAGTGCATAGGCACGCACTGCATATTTGGCCCTAACAAGAATTTCACCGAGGGTATACGCATCACCGCCATTGTTGCCCTTGCCAATAAGCAGAACCAGTCGCTTAGAGAGCTCATGATCTAAAATATATTCTTCGACGACCTCGGCAAGAGCGCGACCTGCCGCTTTCATATAACCATCGGCATTGGCACCTTCGCGAATGCTTTTTGCCTCAACTTCTGCCATTTGAAGGGCTGTGATAACTTTAATCTCTTCCATAAAGGCGGATCGTAGCAAAATACCCATTTATACCGAAATGAATTCAAAAAGCTCAAATCAGAGCCGGCTAAAGCCTGATAAAAATTCGAAGCGCCATCAAAGCTAAACTTCCAATTCTTCAACTCATTTCGGTATAATGTTTTTTTATGTCAAAAATTGGCTATTATCAAAAACTCACTCTTAAGCACATCTGATAAGGAAAAATATGCGTTCTTTGAGGTTTTTATTTGTCTTTTTAATCACAATTTTCAGTAGTTGTATCGCTCAAGAAGCGTCTTCTTGTCCAATGATCTTAAATTACATCCAACAGAATTTACCTAATTGTGGGGTGTTAAAAAATTCTGACGGATTTGTTTATGTTGATGTGGATGATAAATACATTCACAAGCTTGTCACATTCATTCAAAAAGATGGATTTGAGAAACCTCCCTATTTTGGAGATTCGGGTTTAGTTGGGGCTCATATCACTGTTATATATCCAGGTGAAATAAAGAAATATGGAGTTGGGAGGATTCAAGAATGTGGAGAAACGATTTATTTCATCCCAAAGGAATGTCAAATAGTGCACCCTCCTAAATGGCAAAAAATCGATGAAGTTTATTTTCTTGTTGTAGAAGCACCTGAACTTGATCGA contains:
- a CDS encoding NAD(P)H-hydrate dehydratase, whose product is MGILLRSAFMEEIKVITALQMAEVEAKSIREGANADGYMKAAGRALAEVVEEYILDHELSKRLVLLIGKGNNGGDAYTLGEILVRAKYAVRAYALFPDSEVSELNRAHKKKFMKQGGEIVSILSAQEIVLHENELVIDGLLGTGFQGKAGGIIADAIAHVNKHPCLVISIDIPSGLNGSTGEVASFAMKADLTIYLGQPKLGFFVGEGYDYIGHLSGVEFGLDKSEMDPIDPKALLIDNHSIKSLLPTVKRTRHKYEAGYVLGFAGTREMPGAAVLSTLACLRGGAGIVRLFTPEGTMIPGLAAEVIHAHWDQEQIKSELKRTKSLFLGPGMGRNEASKEMLFWVLKQATQPCVIDADALMLLKGVDLSIYQQPLILTPHRKECFELTGIDSIGQGEEWIRKMRAYVDQNRVILVLKGAPTWVFRPQMPPSIMTHGSPAMATAGSGDVLTGILAALLAQGMDPMQAALLGIGLHGIAGEMAAIEKTVYSVIASDLIDYLHEAFFQLIK